A region of Thermococcus piezophilus DNA encodes the following proteins:
- a CDS encoding HAD family hydrolase: MLKGLIFDVDETLVYYDGYDHREWYENWVMPALRKHNIELDYETYKKTVTGELPRSYVERFGIDYVEFWKLVDEVNLEYRRKMAEMGRIKPFPDVDALGELKEMGLKLAAVSNASQECTEFVLDLFGLRKYFDVVYGKDYSNLDGVKPNPYLVEKALKALGLKPEEAIVVGDSTHDVLAAHRAGMKAVNVTRFGKVEGADYYVSDLWELVGLIKELKGENKTQSP, from the coding sequence ATGCTTAAGGGTTTAATCTTCGACGTGGATGAGACCCTCGTCTACTATGATGGCTACGATCACCGCGAATGGTACGAGAACTGGGTGATGCCCGCTTTAAGAAAGCATAACATCGAACTGGATTATGAGACTTACAAAAAGACCGTAACAGGCGAGTTGCCGAGAAGCTACGTCGAGCGCTTTGGGATCGATTACGTCGAGTTCTGGAAGCTCGTGGACGAGGTGAACCTGGAATACCGCAGGAAAATGGCGGAGATGGGAAGAATAAAGCCTTTCCCTGACGTTGATGCTCTGGGAGAGCTGAAGGAGATGGGCCTGAAGCTCGCCGCGGTGAGCAACGCCTCGCAGGAGTGCACAGAGTTTGTCCTTGACCTCTTCGGCCTGAGGAAGTACTTCGATGTTGTTTACGGCAAGGACTACTCCAATCTGGATGGAGTTAAGCCCAATCCCTACCTCGTGGAGAAGGCCCTCAAGGCGCTGGGCCTCAAGCCGGAAGAGGCCATAGTGGTCGGTGACAGCACTCATGACGTTTTGGCTGCCCACCGTGCAGGAATGAAGGCCGTCAACGTCACCCGCTTCGGAAAGGTGGAAGGTGCCGACTACTACGTAAGCGACCTCTGGGAGCTGGTTGGGCTGATAAAAGAGCTCAAAGGAGAAAATAAAACTCAGTCGCCGTAG
- a CDS encoding AEC family transporter, translating into MNIVQMLALIALGYILKLMIKDDKPFDYLRILVNDFLLAFFIFGNVASKDLVYLLSIKTVFLYVFLVIALSLGLSYAYGRVFLKDKKWAGALMVLSVYPNTAALGFPIASLFLDDITPAILYSTTNSMIALPIVTFIAAHYSSGGVSIKRSFIKVLKFPPTIANLIALAIVIAGIKLPPSLLDPIRTIGWWSIPLLVIYFGSRISFSRFQAKKLLEVGAFRIAVPFLFVFLTLRFANQDILYSVLVEASMPPAIAANAILAQYKLKAEEAISVTFVLTLAVIGLFMVLKILGV; encoded by the coding sequence ATGAACATCGTCCAGATGCTCGCGCTCATCGCTTTAGGTTACATCCTCAAGCTGATGATTAAAGACGACAAGCCCTTTGATTACCTCCGCATTCTGGTAAACGACTTCCTCTTGGCCTTTTTCATCTTCGGCAACGTCGCGAGCAAGGATTTGGTATACCTCCTCAGCATCAAGACCGTCTTCCTCTACGTTTTCCTGGTAATCGCCCTCAGCCTTGGTCTCTCCTATGCCTATGGGAGGGTTTTCCTTAAGGACAAGAAGTGGGCTGGCGCCCTGATGGTCCTATCGGTTTATCCGAACACCGCCGCCCTGGGCTTTCCTATAGCGAGCCTCTTCCTTGATGACATAACGCCGGCCATACTATACTCGACCACCAACTCGATGATAGCGCTTCCCATAGTCACGTTCATAGCCGCCCACTACTCCAGCGGTGGGGTATCGATAAAGAGAAGCTTCATAAAGGTCCTCAAGTTCCCACCGACCATCGCTAACCTCATCGCTTTGGCCATCGTTATCGCGGGAATAAAGCTTCCTCCCTCCCTCCTTGACCCGATAAGGACCATTGGATGGTGGAGCATCCCTCTGCTTGTCATATACTTTGGCTCCCGCATAAGCTTCAGCAGGTTCCAGGCCAAAAAGCTTCTCGAGGTCGGGGCGTTCAGGATAGCGGTGCCATTCCTCTTCGTGTTCCTCACCCTGCGCTTTGCGAACCAGGACATCTTATACTCCGTCCTCGTTGAGGCTTCGATGCCTCCGGCCATAGCGGCCAACGCGATTTTGGCCCAGTACAAACTAAAGGCTGAGGAGGCAATAAGCGTTACATTCGTGCTGACGCTGGCGGTTATTGGCCTGTTCATGGTGCTCAAAATCCTTGGAGTCTGA
- a CDS encoding ArsR/SmtB family transcription factor, which translates to MEDLKVQLEELKKRLEVLEESIDPVDEVMLSIKARLRKKLESLPELDEEKAARTLKALANPDRIRILKMLSERPMGFKEIKEALGVESPTVSHHLKLLVKTRMVRKGDKYEISPDGRLFLRLLEIITALEEVEE; encoded by the coding sequence ATGGAGGATCTAAAGGTTCAGCTCGAGGAGCTGAAAAAGAGGCTGGAGGTGCTTGAAGAGAGCATTGACCCCGTGGACGAGGTGATGCTCTCGATAAAGGCCCGGCTCAGGAAGAAGCTCGAGAGCCTTCCAGAGCTTGACGAAGAGAAGGCAGCGAGGACGCTGAAGGCTTTGGCAAACCCTGATAGGATTAGAATCCTCAAGATGCTCTCCGAGAGGCCAATGGGCTTCAAGGAGATAAAGGAAGCGCTGGGTGTGGAAAGCCCCACCGTTTCACACCATCTCAAGCTTCTCGTCAAAACGAGGATGGTCAGGAAAGGTGACAAGTACGAGATATCGCCCGACGGTCGTTTGTTTTTGCGTTTGCTAGAGATAATTACTGCCCTTGAGGAGGTGGAAGAATGA
- a CDS encoding DUF4097 family beta strand repeat-containing protein produces the protein MMFENVREVQIKSVNGRINIEGWDNDYVEVDYTLHGEVDVEVEQEGDKLVIKEKPRTKKVLGIFQKSSDGWAEIELKVPRKVVVKAKNVNGELHAKNVRFTEAITVNGELELENCEAELIKTVNGEAKASLPTAGPLKATTMNGDIVLEIEELEDDIEVKSVNGDVVVRITDFCDARIKVTKVNGDVEIAGIDSNDPVIGAGTYEVKVSTVNGDVRVELI, from the coding sequence ATGATGTTTGAAAACGTGAGGGAAGTTCAGATAAAGTCCGTGAACGGCCGTATCAATATCGAGGGCTGGGACAACGACTACGTGGAAGTCGATTATACTCTACACGGTGAGGTAGATGTTGAAGTAGAGCAGGAAGGGGATAAGCTTGTCATCAAAGAAAAGCCCCGGACGAAAAAAGTCCTTGGCATCTTCCAGAAGTCTTCAGACGGTTGGGCGGAGATTGAGCTGAAAGTTCCGAGGAAAGTCGTTGTGAAGGCTAAGAACGTCAACGGGGAGCTTCACGCAAAGAACGTCCGCTTCACCGAAGCCATAACCGTTAACGGTGAGCTTGAGCTGGAGAACTGCGAGGCGGAGCTTATAAAGACGGTCAACGGCGAGGCGAAGGCGAGCCTCCCCACAGCCGGCCCGCTGAAGGCGACGACGATGAACGGGGATATTGTGCTTGAGATTGAGGAGCTGGAGGACGACATAGAGGTAAAGAGCGTGAACGGGGACGTGGTGGTTCGTATCACTGACTTCTGCGACGCGCGCATAAAGGTCACTAAAGTCAACGGCGACGTTGAAATTGCTGGAATAGACTCCAACGACCCCGTTATTGGGGCCGGAACTTATGAGGTTAAAGTAAGCACCGTCAACGGTGATGTGAGGGTTGAGCTTATTTAA
- a CDS encoding MFS transporter — MSLNRNFWLFAVGRFISQLGWAVQEVALPLYVLDQTHSGGMMTLFVLADIIPSLIIMPFAGVIGDRYNRKKLMVGFDLARGVLLFAVIAFNFLGIYQLLTIQVVMAAMGTFFGAATSAMFPDLVEPEELEKANSTVSSFSIIARLVGPALGGLIYAFGGIKLALLINAMSFFGSGLFEALIHYEWKTRELESARQVIEDIKEGIAFLRSSHYLMVLMFFALFMNALGQPFGAVIMPYSFREILKFSSQQFGLLESAFMGGMLLGNLLIAVKLKRPGRLFFKALAFNGAMMLVFIWVVSPYAELATTVAFFILAGVSILWGFSNALINVPLNAKIQRAIPTELRSRVFSALALLINLSAPLGLVVVGTLMDRLPVWQISAVLWIMMGAVILHYYIKHRETLLREQKYGES, encoded by the coding sequence ATGAGCCTCAACAGAAACTTCTGGCTCTTCGCGGTCGGCCGCTTCATCTCGCAGCTCGGCTGGGCGGTGCAGGAAGTCGCTTTGCCGCTTTACGTCCTTGACCAGACCCATAGTGGTGGCATGATGACACTCTTCGTTTTAGCGGACATCATCCCCTCTCTCATTATAATGCCGTTCGCGGGTGTAATAGGTGATCGCTACAACAGGAAAAAGCTTATGGTGGGCTTTGACCTCGCGAGGGGAGTTCTCCTCTTCGCGGTCATAGCGTTCAACTTCCTCGGCATCTACCAGCTACTCACAATTCAGGTCGTCATGGCGGCCATGGGAACGTTCTTCGGAGCCGCCACGAGCGCGATGTTTCCGGACCTAGTTGAGCCTGAAGAGCTGGAGAAGGCAAACTCCACGGTGAGTTCGTTCTCAATAATAGCGAGGCTCGTCGGTCCAGCCTTGGGTGGCCTCATCTACGCCTTTGGGGGGATAAAGCTCGCCCTGCTCATAAACGCGATGAGTTTCTTTGGCTCCGGCCTGTTTGAAGCTCTAATACACTACGAGTGGAAGACGAGGGAGCTTGAGAGCGCCAGACAAGTCATCGAGGACATAAAGGAGGGAATAGCGTTCCTGCGCTCCAGCCACTACCTCATGGTTCTCATGTTCTTTGCCCTCTTCATGAATGCCCTCGGTCAGCCCTTCGGCGCGGTTATAATGCCCTACTCCTTCAGGGAGATCCTTAAGTTTTCCAGCCAGCAGTTTGGACTGCTCGAAAGCGCCTTCATGGGCGGCATGCTCCTCGGCAACCTCCTCATAGCAGTGAAGCTGAAGAGGCCGGGCAGGCTGTTCTTCAAGGCGCTTGCATTCAACGGTGCCATGATGTTAGTCTTCATATGGGTGGTCTCGCCTTATGCAGAGCTTGCCACGACGGTTGCATTCTTTATCCTCGCCGGAGTGTCCATACTGTGGGGCTTTAGCAACGCGCTGATTAACGTTCCCCTCAACGCCAAGATACAGCGTGCTATTCCCACAGAACTCCGCAGTAGGGTTTTCTCCGCCCTTGCCCTGCTCATAAACCTATCCGCGCCTCTCGGCCTTGTGGTTGTGGGGACTCTGATGGACCGCCTCCCTGTCTGGCAGATAAGCGCCGTCCTTTGGATTATGATGGGGGCCGTGATACTCCACTACTACATCAAGCATAGGGAGACCCTACTCAGGGAGCAAAAATATGGAGAGAGCTGA
- a CDS encoding cob(I)yrinic acid a,c-diamide adenosyltransferase, whose protein sequence is MPITTKTGDKGLTGLFTGDRIAKYSPIMEANGTIDELSSFLGEAKHYVPKEMAEVLEKIQVELYSLMAEIASKGKYKKVGEGEVKWMEELIQRYEEEIQLKAFVLPGSTIASAKLDVCRAVARRSERAVARLVLDYGFGSSALIYLNRLSDLLFIMARAIEKREKKIKEVK, encoded by the coding sequence ATGCCAATAACGACCAAAACCGGTGATAAGGGTTTAACAGGCCTCTTTACAGGCGACAGAATTGCGAAGTACTCGCCCATAATGGAAGCTAACGGCACCATAGACGAGCTGAGCAGCTTCCTGGGCGAGGCCAAACACTACGTGCCCAAAGAGATGGCGGAGGTACTAGAAAAAATCCAGGTCGAGCTTTACTCGCTCATGGCTGAGATAGCCAGTAAGGGCAAGTACAAAAAGGTCGGGGAAGGGGAAGTCAAGTGGATGGAAGAGCTCATACAGAGGTACGAAGAGGAGATTCAGCTGAAGGCTTTCGTCCTGCCGGGCTCCACCATCGCCAGCGCCAAGCTCGATGTGTGCAGGGCAGTTGCAAGGAGGTCCGAGAGGGCCGTTGCACGGCTCGTTCTTGATTACGGCTTTGGAAGCAGTGCCCTCATCTACCTTAATAGGCTCAGCGACCTGTTATTCATAATGGCACGGGCAATAGAAAAGAGGGAGAAAAAGATAAAAGAGGTCAAGTAG
- a CDS encoding DUF4350 domain-containing protein: MKRWGLALIALVVLSLVPSVAFHAVSAATTTVQINPTDDAYVKDTTPDTNYGSDGSLYVGTYYKDNANERAYLKFDLSSIPDNAVIISATLHAYTYYGAYSQDVTISAYSVSNDSWTEDSITWNNRPEIGDLLDKDMVPNSNKKTNPVKHWSVWNVTDFVKAELSGDKVVSFVLISDVEGEITESIGYNSKESSYGNYPYLEVVYYVPEGPQYQPIKEIRENWEAGKQVVTSGIVIGTKYNGFFIQNGTEPNSGIYVYTGSTPSVQVGDVVQVNGTTDVWKGLYEISNPSYKVVGKAELPEPVVLKAGEINDSYQSMLVRLEWVRVTEVDGKLITIADDTGSLALYDYYGIMDVTEGKILKYIEGIGYKYNVMEVYPLDYERYIPLIGISDVDKSEYAIKGVPMNFKVTVINNGKVADNVTVVLYANGVKVENATQRIAVNGSAIYELSYVPTELGALSIDIQVITTNWGLIDERIYEYKVVPNPNVVAYGLTPYYERLYTKETSNLTELYENFTYTVNKLRQYGVDFGDLKPTIQWINETMAEIQREYSIYNSLKGLLVQQNPYRASYYYPVMVHIRKAALMSREVMREIEFVLPHLQDVLEKVEATYQPPTPTPGNETNMTQPSNITITITKVLIDASHSQYYVEEVGVNGLAEKVKSDLGWEVEINKLPLTYDLLKEYDVVIILNPKEDLTPNEVAALQEYVENGGGLFIAGDWYKYSNVESLNAVVEKYGIKFNADELMDDDVNSGRPYYPFVGIYNTAHPAMKFVPEAWKTYYNGQTLTISGEVTWLIKAYDTSYSVDANGNVVRGKGTNPIVAAAVEAGNGRIVAYGSSKAISDSYYGKYIDSNWPFVKGVLLWLAHEI, from the coding sequence ATGAAACGATGGGGACTCGCTTTAATTGCTCTGGTAGTGTTGAGCCTAGTGCCGAGCGTCGCGTTTCACGCGGTTTCGGCGGCAACAACAACCGTTCAAATAAACCCCACCGACGACGCGTACGTCAAAGACACTACGCCCGATACAAACTACGGCTCCGATGGCAGCCTCTACGTCGGGACTTATTACAAGGACAACGCGAACGAGAGGGCTTACCTCAAATTCGACCTCTCCAGCATTCCGGACAACGCGGTCATCATCAGTGCCACGCTCCACGCTTACACTTACTATGGCGCCTACTCGCAGGACGTCACCATCAGTGCCTACTCGGTTTCCAACGATTCCTGGACCGAGGACTCCATAACTTGGAACAACAGGCCGGAGATTGGAGATTTACTTGACAAGGACATGGTTCCCAATTCAAACAAAAAAACGAATCCTGTAAAGCACTGGTCCGTCTGGAACGTGACGGACTTCGTCAAGGCCGAGCTCTCCGGAGACAAGGTCGTCAGCTTCGTTCTCATATCGGATGTTGAGGGTGAAATTACCGAGAGCATAGGCTACAACTCCAAGGAGAGCTCGTACGGAAACTATCCCTACCTAGAGGTCGTCTACTACGTCCCTGAGGGCCCGCAGTACCAGCCCATCAAGGAGATAAGAGAGAACTGGGAGGCCGGCAAGCAGGTCGTCACCAGCGGAATAGTCATAGGCACCAAGTACAACGGCTTCTTCATTCAGAACGGCACCGAGCCCAACAGCGGCATCTACGTTTACACCGGGAGTACCCCCTCAGTGCAGGTTGGTGACGTCGTCCAGGTGAACGGAACTACCGATGTGTGGAAAGGTCTCTACGAGATATCCAACCCGAGCTACAAAGTGGTTGGAAAGGCTGAGCTTCCAGAGCCCGTGGTTCTCAAGGCAGGGGAAATCAACGATTCCTACCAGAGCATGCTCGTTAGGCTGGAGTGGGTCAGAGTTACCGAGGTCGATGGAAAGCTGATCACCATAGCCGACGACACCGGAAGCCTCGCCCTCTACGATTACTACGGAATTATGGACGTCACGGAGGGCAAGATACTGAAGTACATCGAGGGTATCGGCTACAAGTACAACGTCATGGAGGTCTACCCACTCGATTACGAGCGTTACATTCCCTTGATAGGCATTTCTGATGTCGACAAGTCCGAGTATGCTATCAAAGGCGTCCCAATGAACTTCAAGGTTACTGTCATTAACAACGGCAAGGTCGCCGACAACGTCACGGTTGTCCTCTACGCCAACGGAGTGAAGGTTGAAAACGCCACTCAGAGGATAGCGGTCAATGGAAGCGCCATCTACGAGCTCTCCTACGTCCCAACCGAGCTGGGGGCACTGTCGATAGACATACAGGTCATTACCACCAACTGGGGCCTCATCGACGAGAGGATATACGAGTACAAGGTGGTTCCGAACCCCAACGTCGTTGCCTACGGTCTCACTCCTTACTACGAGAGGCTCTACACCAAAGAGACGAGCAACCTCACAGAACTCTACGAGAACTTCACCTACACCGTTAACAAGCTCAGACAGTACGGTGTCGATTTCGGAGATCTTAAGCCTACGATTCAGTGGATTAACGAAACAATGGCAGAGATACAGAGGGAATACAGCATCTATAACAGCCTCAAGGGCCTGCTTGTCCAGCAGAATCCATACAGGGCATCCTACTACTATCCTGTTATGGTGCACATCAGGAAGGCAGCACTCATGAGCAGAGAAGTTATGCGGGAGATAGAGTTCGTCCTGCCGCACCTCCAGGATGTTCTTGAGAAAGTTGAAGCAACATACCAGCCACCCACTCCAACACCCGGAAACGAGACCAACATGACCCAGCCAAGTAACATAACCATCACCATCACCAAGGTGCTAATCGACGCCTCTCACAGCCAGTACTACGTTGAGGAAGTCGGCGTTAACGGGCTCGCCGAGAAGGTCAAGAGCGATCTAGGCTGGGAGGTAGAGATCAACAAGCTACCGCTCACCTACGACCTGCTTAAGGAGTACGACGTTGTGATAATCCTCAACCCGAAGGAAGACCTAACTCCAAACGAGGTGGCGGCACTTCAGGAGTACGTCGAAAACGGTGGTGGGCTCTTTATAGCTGGAGACTGGTACAAGTACTCCAATGTCGAGAGCCTCAATGCCGTGGTCGAGAAGTATGGCATCAAGTTCAACGCTGATGAGCTTATGGACGATGATGTGAACAGCGGAAGGCCGTACTATCCGTTCGTTGGAATCTACAACACCGCCCATCCGGCGATGAAGTTCGTTCCTGAAGCCTGGAAGACCTACTACAACGGTCAGACCCTTACCATCAGCGGCGAAGTTACATGGTTGATCAAGGCATACGACACCTCATACTCCGTCGATGCCAATGGAAACGTGGTTAGGGGCAAGGGCACAAATCCGATAGTCGCGGCTGCCGTAGAAGCCGGAAACGGTAGAATAGTTGCCTATGGCTCGAGCAAGGCCATTAGTGACTCCTACTACGGCAAGTACATAGACAGCAACTGGCCGTTCGTCAAGGGCGTCCTTCTCTGGCTGGCCCACGAAATTTGA
- a CDS encoding translation initiation factor IF-2B subunit alpha (eIF-2BA; catalyzes the binding of GTP to IF2), which produces MLPPEIHSILEEMRAERIRGASYLARRGAEAYIKLAELLSGEELRKALEEMREEIPVVNRTMVSLYNLSRFIPITDNSGLVRAKAEEFIKLSEEAKREIGNIGSELIDENEVILTHSFSSAVLEIFKAAKKKGKRFRVILTESAPDYEGLALARELESLGIPFEIITDAQIGIFAGKATLALVGADNVTRDGAVINKAGTYLLALACHDNGVPFYIAAESFKLHPELTSDEVEIVERKFKRNHLLIRGYLFDITPWKYVRGIVTELGILVPPKEI; this is translated from the coding sequence ATGCTTCCCCCAGAAATTCACTCCATCCTCGAAGAGATGCGCGCAGAGCGCATAAGGGGCGCGAGCTATCTGGCTAGGAGAGGTGCGGAAGCATACATAAAGCTCGCTGAGCTTTTAAGCGGCGAAGAGCTCAGAAAAGCGCTCGAAGAGATGAGGGAAGAAATTCCAGTGGTGAACAGGACGATGGTCTCGCTTTACAACCTCAGCAGGTTCATTCCAATCACGGATAATTCTGGGCTCGTTAGGGCCAAGGCCGAGGAGTTCATAAAGCTGAGCGAGGAAGCCAAAAGGGAGATCGGCAACATAGGCAGCGAGCTGATAGATGAGAATGAGGTAATCCTAACCCACTCCTTCTCCTCCGCCGTGCTAGAGATTTTCAAGGCTGCTAAGAAAAAGGGCAAGCGCTTCAGGGTCATCCTGACGGAAAGCGCGCCCGACTACGAGGGGCTGGCGCTGGCGAGAGAATTGGAAAGCCTAGGGATTCCCTTCGAGATCATCACCGATGCCCAGATCGGCATCTTTGCGGGAAAGGCAACCTTAGCTTTAGTCGGGGCCGACAACGTGACTAGGGATGGGGCTGTAATCAACAAGGCTGGCACGTACCTCCTTGCCCTAGCCTGTCATGACAATGGCGTTCCGTTCTACATCGCGGCCGAGAGCTTCAAGCTACATCCAGAACTGACCTCCGATGAGGTAGAAATCGTTGAAAGGAAGTTCAAGAGGAATCACCTTCTGATTCGAGGCTACCTCTTTGACATCACGCCCTGGAAATACGTTAGGGGGATAGTAACTGAACTCGGAATTCTGGTGCCTCCGAAGGAGATTTGA
- a CDS encoding molybdopterin-binding protein — protein MFAEILTIGDELLTGNTVDSNSAFIARKLTQRGYWVRRKTTVGDDVEEIKKVIREILDRKPEVLIISGGLGPTHDDVTMLAVAEALGKNLTLCEPCLERIKAFYEHLYKEGYIDDPELNEGRKKMAYLPEGAVPLENTEGAAPGAFTEHGGVKIFVLPGMPREMKAMLEREVLPRLGERKFIQRKLLAEITDESKLAPILTEAVERFKVRIHSSPKGFGKYIGVIIFGEGGEEIEKAKAFMEERGIHFEEGW, from the coding sequence ATGTTCGCAGAAATCCTGACCATAGGAGACGAGCTCCTCACCGGAAACACCGTGGACAGTAACTCGGCTTTCATAGCCCGGAAGCTCACCCAGAGGGGCTACTGGGTGAGAAGGAAGACCACCGTTGGCGATGACGTCGAGGAGATAAAGAAGGTTATCCGTGAGATCCTAGATAGGAAACCAGAGGTTCTCATCATCTCTGGAGGTCTGGGACCGACCCACGACGACGTGACTATGCTTGCCGTTGCCGAGGCCCTCGGGAAGAATCTAACCCTTTGTGAGCCCTGCCTTGAAAGGATTAAGGCCTTCTACGAGCACCTTTATAAGGAAGGCTACATCGACGACCCCGAGCTAAACGAGGGAAGGAAAAAGATGGCCTACCTTCCGGAAGGGGCCGTTCCTCTGGAGAACACCGAGGGAGCCGCACCTGGGGCGTTCACAGAGCACGGGGGCGTTAAGATTTTCGTCCTCCCGGGAATGCCGCGTGAGATGAAGGCAATGCTCGAGAGGGAAGTCCTCCCAAGGCTCGGTGAGAGGAAGTTTATCCAGAGGAAGCTCCTGGCAGAGATAACCGACGAGTCGAAGCTTGCTCCGATTCTGACTGAGGCAGTAGAGCGCTTCAAGGTAAGAATACACTCCTCGCCCAAGGGCTTTGGCAAATACATCGGGGTAATAATCTTCGGCGAGGGCGGGGAGGAGATAGAGAAGGCCAAGGCCTTCATGGAGGAAAGGGGCATTCACTTTGAAGAGGGCTGGTAG
- a CDS encoding phosphorylating glyceraldehyde-3-phosphate dehydrogenase — MKVKVGINGYGTIGKRVAYAVMKQDDMELIGVTKTKLDFEVHRAKELGIPVYAASEEFLPRFEKAGFEVAGTLTDLLEKVDVIVDATPGGMGAKNKVLYEKAGVKAIFQGGEKASVAQVSFVAQANYQAALGKDYVRVVSCNTTGLTRTLSAIQEYIDYVYAVMIRRAADPNDIKRGPINAIKPSVTVPSHHGPDVQTVIPINIETSAFVVPTTIMHVHSIMVELKKPLEAKDVIDIFENTTRVLLFEKERGFESTAQLIEFARDLHREWNNLYEIAVWKDSISVRGNRLFYIQAVHQESDVVPENIDAIRAMFELADKWESIRKTNQSLGILR; from the coding sequence ATGAAGGTTAAGGTGGGAATTAACGGCTACGGAACCATAGGAAAGCGCGTCGCTTATGCCGTGATGAAGCAGGACGACATGGAGCTCATCGGTGTAACGAAAACAAAGCTCGACTTTGAGGTCCACAGGGCAAAGGAGCTTGGTATTCCGGTTTATGCCGCGAGCGAGGAGTTCCTTCCGAGGTTTGAAAAAGCGGGCTTCGAAGTCGCTGGAACGCTCACAGACCTGCTCGAAAAGGTTGACGTTATCGTAGATGCAACCCCCGGAGGAATGGGGGCCAAGAACAAAGTTCTTTACGAGAAGGCAGGAGTTAAGGCCATCTTCCAGGGCGGCGAGAAGGCCAGCGTTGCCCAGGTTTCCTTCGTCGCCCAGGCCAACTACCAGGCGGCCCTCGGCAAGGACTACGTCAGGGTCGTTTCTTGTAACACCACGGGCCTAACCAGGACCCTCTCGGCCATTCAGGAGTACATCGACTATGTCTACGCGGTGATGATTAGAAGGGCGGCTGATCCGAACGACATCAAAAGGGGGCCAATTAACGCTATAAAGCCCAGCGTAACCGTCCCATCGCACCACGGGCCAGATGTGCAGACGGTCATCCCGATAAACATCGAGACCTCTGCTTTTGTCGTTCCGACGACGATAATGCACGTCCACTCGATAATGGTCGAGCTGAAAAAGCCGCTGGAAGCAAAGGACGTCATAGACATCTTCGAGAACACCACGCGCGTTCTGCTCTTCGAGAAGGAGAGGGGCTTTGAGAGCACCGCGCAGCTCATAGAGTTCGCCCGCGACCTACACAGGGAGTGGAACAACCTCTACGAGATAGCCGTCTGGAAAGATAGCATAAGCGTCCGCGGAAACAGGCTCTTCTACATACAGGCTGTCCACCAGGAAAGCGATGTAGTGCCCGAGAACATCGACGCGATAAGGGCCATGTTCGAGCTGGCCGACAAGTGGGAGAGCATAAGGAAGACGAACCAGAGCCTCGGGATTTTGAGGTGA